In Fodinibius saliphilus, a genomic segment contains:
- a CDS encoding MGH1-like glycoside hydrolase domain-containing protein, which translates to MKYYRLQLLLFVLLAFTLFSCDSVEVINEDKMILDYPDVLAMKGAPDSTKDDSISVFTDQGSWFGFSFTEGKTLQEKVGFSGPYHISDSWQTPSLWEGKTIAQLQLVKDSGNGQLSPVDIVSHAYPGRMQQQISYGDMEATLTLIFATDETALVRTIIKNNGNKVRTLRPVWNQTLFNDHFELIFSNGIAQLAQDGNKKSLYLTSDKPLSFDRGSNRYLIEAANSIELSPQSSDTLTLAYSYAKKEPAKIIIDAAHYFHKNKKRWSGYINDVLAASTSWNNKERLQRLSIKSIITLINNWRSPHGDLTYNGLFPSYAYQGFHGVWSWDSWKHASALALFDSELAEDQMRVMFDYQNTAGMVPDVIYADSTENNWRDTKPPLASWAVWNIYSQSGDSTFLNEMYPKLKRYHQWWYANRDHDGNGLCEYGSTDGTRIAAAWESGMDNAVRFDNAVMVKNHDHAWSLNQESVDLNAYLYADKIYLSKIADNLYLPRESATLYEEAQALKDQINEKMYDAESGYYYDKKLESEKLIPVKGPEGWIPLWAGIANKKQAATVRNIMMNKDHFRSKVPLPTLQVSHPKFNPRNGYWRGPVWLDQFYFGIKGLTSYGYNKEASVLVQELLQNAEGLTDRPAPIRENYHPMSGEGLNARHFSWSAAHILMLSQMDELEL; encoded by the coding sequence ATGAAATATTATAGATTACAACTGTTACTTTTTGTACTGCTTGCATTTACACTGTTTTCATGTGATTCGGTTGAAGTAATAAACGAAGATAAAATGATTTTAGATTATCCCGATGTACTTGCTATGAAGGGCGCTCCCGACAGCACCAAAGACGATAGTATTTCGGTATTTACTGACCAGGGGTCGTGGTTTGGCTTCTCCTTTACAGAAGGTAAGACGCTACAAGAGAAGGTCGGATTTTCGGGTCCCTATCACATTTCAGACAGCTGGCAAACACCAAGCCTTTGGGAGGGAAAAACGATTGCACAATTGCAACTTGTCAAGGACTCCGGGAACGGCCAACTGTCCCCTGTTGATATAGTCTCTCATGCTTATCCGGGACGTATGCAGCAACAGATCTCCTATGGAGATATGGAAGCAACGCTTACTCTTATTTTTGCTACTGATGAAACGGCCTTGGTGCGAACAATTATTAAAAATAACGGGAATAAGGTCCGGACACTCAGACCGGTTTGGAATCAAACACTTTTCAATGACCATTTTGAGCTTATATTTAGCAACGGAATCGCCCAGCTGGCGCAGGATGGTAATAAAAAGTCGCTATACTTAACCTCTGATAAGCCTCTGTCTTTTGATCGTGGCAGTAATAGATATCTCATTGAGGCGGCAAATTCTATTGAGTTATCCCCACAATCTTCTGATACCTTAACCCTGGCTTATTCCTACGCTAAAAAAGAGCCAGCGAAGATTATTATTGATGCTGCTCATTATTTTCATAAAAATAAGAAACGCTGGTCAGGGTATATCAATGATGTTTTAGCCGCTTCAACCTCTTGGAATAATAAAGAAAGGCTGCAGCGCCTATCGATAAAAAGTATTATTACGCTTATCAATAATTGGAGAAGTCCGCACGGAGATCTAACCTATAACGGTTTGTTTCCCTCCTATGCTTACCAGGGATTTCATGGCGTTTGGTCGTGGGACTCATGGAAACATGCTTCTGCCCTGGCCCTTTTTGATTCGGAGCTGGCCGAAGACCAGATGCGGGTGATGTTTGATTATCAGAATACTGCGGGCATGGTACCGGATGTTATATACGCTGACAGTACAGAAAATAATTGGCGCGATACCAAACCGCCGCTTGCCAGCTGGGCCGTATGGAATATCTATAGCCAATCAGGCGACAGTACTTTTTTAAATGAAATGTACCCTAAATTAAAGCGCTACCACCAATGGTGGTATGCCAACAGGGATCACGACGGTAATGGCTTGTGTGAGTACGGTTCTACCGACGGAACGCGCATAGCAGCTGCCTGGGAGAGCGGTATGGATAATGCCGTGCGTTTTGATAATGCGGTAATGGTGAAAAACCATGACCATGCCTGGTCACTAAACCAAGAGTCGGTTGACCTGAATGCATACCTGTATGCTGATAAGATCTATCTATCTAAAATAGCGGATAACCTTTATTTGCCCCGGGAGTCGGCGACACTATATGAAGAAGCACAGGCACTAAAAGACCAAATTAATGAAAAGATGTACGATGCGGAATCCGGTTATTATTATGATAAAAAGCTGGAGTCTGAGAAGCTTATACCGGTCAAAGGTCCGGAAGGATGGATTCCCCTCTGGGCTGGCATTGCCAATAAAAAGCAGGCAGCCACTGTACGGAATATTATGATGAATAAAGATCATTTTCGTTCGAAGGTTCCCCTTCCAACGCTACAGGTCTCGCATCCCAAATTTAACCCCCGTAATGGTTATTGGCGCGGCCCTGTATGGCTGGACCAGTTCTATTTTGGGATCAAGGGGCTTACCAGCTATGGATATAATAAGGAGGCGTCTGTGCTGGTACAGGAACTGCTGCAAAATGCGGAGGGTTTGACGGATAGACCTGCTCCCATTCGTGAGAATTACCATCCAATGAGCGGTGAAGGCCTAAATGCCCGCCATTTTAGCTGGTCGGCAGCCCATATTTTGATGTTGAGCCAGATGGATGAATTGGAGCTTTAA
- the lysA gene encoding diaminopimelate decarboxylase, with translation MQLKNSTYHIQDISMQALAEEYGTPLFVYNAFTIDRQINRLQNAFDGFPHRINYAAKSLTNIAVLRLIRSYGLGLDVVSVNELKMGLDAGFDPDDILFTSNSVSFEEIKQAIDHGIKVNIDSLSLLETFGKTFGGSEPCSIRLKLDPLVGEHEASTKWHNKSKFGIHYSRLDDIKALIDSYDLNIVGLHVHNSSSFLDIPVYLEAAERMFSIAQSFEELDFVDFGGGITIPFHPDDEVIDVEKLGHVLAVKVEAFYDDYGSRPEIWFEPGRFLVSECGYLLTTVTVLKGDRDLPYAGTDTGFNHLLRPKMYDAYHEICNISNAKGELKRYHVTGNMCETDFLGRDREIADIREGDILCLKNAGAYGACMASNYNSRVRPAEVIIKNGEVHLIRERETYEDLVHKQVDIDW, from the coding sequence ATGCAACTGAAGAACTCTACATATCATATTCAAGATATTAGCATGCAAGCGCTTGCCGAAGAGTACGGCACCCCGCTATTTGTGTATAACGCATTTACTATTGACCGACAGATTAATCGCCTGCAAAATGCCTTTGACGGTTTTCCCCATCGTATCAATTATGCCGCTAAGTCATTGACAAATATTGCCGTGCTGAGGCTGATACGCAGTTATGGACTGGGGTTAGACGTAGTTTCGGTGAATGAACTTAAAATGGGGCTGGATGCCGGTTTTGATCCTGATGATATTCTTTTTACCTCTAACAGCGTCTCATTCGAGGAGATTAAGCAGGCCATAGACCATGGGATTAAGGTGAATATCGATAGCCTTTCATTGCTCGAAACCTTTGGCAAAACGTTTGGAGGCAGTGAGCCGTGCAGCATTAGGCTGAAGCTGGACCCACTGGTAGGCGAACATGAGGCCTCAACGAAGTGGCATAATAAATCGAAATTTGGCATCCATTATTCTCGTCTTGATGATATCAAAGCCCTTATTGACAGCTATGACCTAAATATTGTGGGTCTGCATGTACATAACAGCTCATCGTTTTTGGACATCCCGGTGTACCTGGAGGCTGCTGAGCGGATGTTTTCTATTGCTCAATCGTTTGAGGAACTCGATTTTGTAGATTTTGGGGGTGGAATAACGATTCCTTTTCACCCGGATGATGAGGTAATAGATGTTGAAAAGCTGGGCCATGTGTTAGCTGTGAAGGTAGAAGCATTTTATGATGATTACGGGAGCCGGCCGGAAATCTGGTTTGAACCGGGTCGCTTTTTAGTGAGTGAATGTGGCTATCTGCTCACTACAGTAACAGTACTAAAAGGAGATCGGGACCTGCCTTATGCGGGAACTGATACCGGTTTTAACCACCTGCTGCGTCCCAAGATGTATGATGCTTATCATGAAATATGCAACATTTCCAATGCAAAGGGCGAACTGAAACGATATCACGTTACAGGTAATATGTGTGAGACCGACTTTCTTGGTCGGGATCGGGAGATCGCCGATATCCGGGAGGGAGATATTCTTTGCCTCAAAAATGCGGGTGCATATGGTGCTTGTATGGCCTCGAATTACAATTCAAGGGTACGTCCTGCTGAGGTGATAATAAAGAACGGTGAGGTGCATCTCATCAGAGAACGGGAAACATACGAGGACCTCGTACACAAACAGGTTGATATTGATTGGTAA
- a CDS encoding homoserine kinase, translating into MSAGFANENYKLTTDRGSVLFRVVKQKDKHELTHELQLLDFLADHDFPAAYPLPQENGSYINDDEHLIVLYEFLEGEEPTLNELVAQEIGDAAGRLNALKEWQELERDNAITLEKCRRLIPFFTNKDAQLYPIFTYFEEETKALKSPLSTDLPTGIVHADLFTDNTVFKGDKLVGLIDFEEVCIDQLLFDVGIAINGFCYPNNKLNSNLLTELLNAYTQHRPLEPLERELLPWFIRWGAHSQIYWHLRYGLLDHPNKKQLHRVQELIQRVEWAREYRKELSDCINQCFRTAN; encoded by the coding sequence TTGTCTGCCGGTTTTGCCAATGAGAATTACAAGCTTACTACAGATCGCGGCAGCGTGCTGTTTCGGGTCGTTAAACAAAAGGATAAGCATGAACTGACACATGAATTGCAACTGCTCGATTTCTTGGCTGATCATGATTTCCCTGCCGCCTATCCGCTGCCGCAGGAAAACGGTTCTTATATAAATGATGACGAGCATCTTATTGTACTATATGAGTTCCTGGAGGGCGAAGAACCGACTCTGAATGAACTGGTAGCACAAGAGATTGGCGATGCTGCTGGCCGGCTTAACGCCTTGAAAGAGTGGCAAGAGCTGGAGCGGGACAATGCTATTACACTGGAGAAATGCAGGCGCCTGATTCCCTTTTTTACAAACAAGGATGCCCAGCTTTACCCCATTTTCACCTACTTTGAAGAAGAAACAAAAGCATTAAAGTCGCCGCTATCGACTGATTTACCCACCGGTATTGTCCATGCAGATCTGTTTACCGATAATACCGTATTTAAGGGGGACAAACTGGTCGGGCTCATCGATTTCGAAGAAGTATGTATCGATCAGCTGTTATTTGATGTAGGAATTGCTATTAACGGCTTTTGTTATCCCAACAACAAACTCAATAGCAACCTTCTTACCGAACTGCTGAACGCCTACACCCAGCACCGCCCTCTTGAACCCTTAGAACGCGAGCTACTGCCTTGGTTTATACGATGGGGCGCTCACAGCCAGATCTACTGGCATCTGCGCTACGGCCTCCTCGATCATCCCAATAAAAAACAACTGCACCGCGTACAGGAACTAATACAGCGCGTAGAATGGGCTCGTGAGTACAGGAAAGAACTTTCTGATTGTATTAATCAATGTTTTAGAACTGCTAATTAA